The Mycolicibacterium mageritense genome contains a region encoding:
- a CDS encoding LysR family transcriptional regulator, producing MELRQLRYFVTVAEELNFGRAAERLRIAGPSLSQQIKALERDLKVQLFDRDRRSVALTAAGAALLPGARNLIQQADELRRSATGMAATEPVRVGYVNWCPGDLAERAAGAAQLRVDTWVMPSHTQAARVADGSLDLAICWVQTSDLDALGLDARLMGVDRLYALSAGPDDTPVKAADVLVLVDADAASWSSWNRYGEQFAADTGARVMRTDDGGVTGPTFFEHVRELRRPVLNNPKGQDVPLPKDLVRRPVVAPVPLWTWSLVWRRDEDSAAVRGVIDAFTRGVGDLGVRDTGAWLPADDPYRDRGDRGE from the coding sequence GTGGAGCTACGCCAGCTGCGCTATTTCGTCACCGTCGCCGAGGAGCTGAACTTCGGCCGCGCAGCTGAGCGCCTGCGGATCGCCGGGCCCTCGCTGTCCCAGCAGATCAAGGCGTTGGAGCGCGATCTCAAGGTGCAGCTGTTCGACCGCGACCGGCGGTCCGTCGCGCTCACCGCGGCCGGTGCCGCCCTGCTGCCGGGCGCCCGGAACCTGATCCAGCAGGCCGACGAATTACGCAGGAGCGCAACGGGTATGGCGGCGACGGAGCCGGTCCGCGTCGGCTATGTGAACTGGTGTCCGGGTGATCTCGCGGAGCGCGCGGCCGGGGCGGCGCAGCTGCGGGTGGACACCTGGGTGATGCCGTCGCACACCCAGGCGGCCCGCGTCGCCGACGGAAGCCTCGACCTCGCGATCTGCTGGGTGCAGACCAGCGACCTGGACGCCCTTGGGCTCGACGCGCGGCTGATGGGCGTCGACCGGTTGTACGCGCTGTCCGCCGGGCCCGACGACACCCCCGTCAAGGCTGCCGACGTGCTCGTGCTGGTGGATGCCGACGCCGCCAGCTGGTCCTCGTGGAACCGCTACGGCGAGCAGTTCGCGGCCGACACGGGGGCGCGCGTGATGCGCACCGACGACGGCGGTGTGACCGGGCCGACGTTCTTCGAGCACGTGCGGGAACTGCGGCGGCCCGTGCTCAACAACCCCAAGGGCCAGGACGTGCCGCTGCCCAAGGATCTGGTCAGGCGCCCGGTGGTGGCACCTGTACCGCTGTGGACATGGTCATTGGTCTGGCGCAGGGATGAGGACAGTGCGGCCGTGCGGGGTGTCATCGACGCGTTCACGCGTGGTGTCGGCGACCTCGGTGTCCGTGACACCGGGGCGTGGTTGCCCGCCGAC
- a CDS encoding SDR family NAD(P)-dependent oxidoreductase: MSTTPHVAVITGASQGIGEALVAGYRKLGYAVVANSRSIGESHDPMVLAVAGDIGQPGVGKQVIDAAIERFGRVDTIVNNAGIFIAKPFTEYTDEDYDAVTGVNQRGFFELTRAGIAAIESHGEGGHVVTISTSLVDHANSQVPSVLASLTKGGLNAATKALAIEYASRGIRSNAVALGTIRTPMHSPETHEFLSALHPVGHMGDIDDVVQAVLYLEQAGFVTGEILHVDGGQSAGH, translated from the coding sequence ATGAGCACCACACCACACGTCGCAGTGATCACCGGCGCATCCCAGGGCATCGGCGAAGCCCTGGTAGCCGGCTACCGCAAGCTGGGCTACGCCGTCGTCGCCAACTCCCGCAGCATCGGCGAAAGCCACGATCCCATGGTGCTCGCGGTGGCGGGCGACATCGGGCAGCCCGGCGTCGGCAAGCAGGTGATCGATGCCGCGATCGAACGCTTCGGCCGCGTCGACACGATCGTCAACAACGCGGGCATCTTCATCGCAAAGCCGTTCACCGAGTACACCGACGAGGACTACGACGCCGTCACGGGCGTCAACCAGCGCGGCTTCTTCGAATTGACCCGCGCCGGGATCGCCGCGATCGAGTCGCACGGCGAAGGTGGCCACGTCGTCACGATCTCCACGAGCCTCGTCGACCACGCCAACTCGCAGGTGCCCTCGGTACTGGCATCGCTGACCAAGGGCGGGCTCAACGCCGCGACCAAGGCACTTGCGATCGAATACGCGTCGCGCGGCATCCGGTCCAACGCCGTTGCGCTGGGCACCATTCGCACGCCCATGCACTCACCCGAAACCCATGAGTTCCTCTCAGCGCTGCACCCGGTCGGGCACATGGGCGACATCGACGATGTCGTGCAGGCGGTGCTGTACTTGGAGCAGGCCGGGTTCGTCACCGGGGAAATCCTGCATGTCGACGGAGGTCAAAGTGCCGGACATTGA
- a CDS encoding SgcJ/EcaC family oxidoreductase: MPDIEDTARILRGVLDEWRAGIGDHDPQRVAAVFTEDAIFQGLHPYSVGRQGVVDYYESQPVGLTVDYRINETRRPADNVVLGYLRADFRRPEGTVIPLNLGVVVTRADAGWRIAHYQVSPVQG; the protein is encoded by the coding sequence GTGCCGGACATTGAGGACACCGCGCGGATCCTGCGCGGTGTGCTGGACGAGTGGCGGGCGGGCATCGGTGACCACGATCCCCAGCGGGTAGCCGCGGTGTTCACAGAGGACGCGATCTTCCAGGGCCTACACCCCTACAGCGTGGGCAGGCAGGGCGTGGTCGACTACTACGAGTCGCAGCCCGTCGGCCTGACCGTCGACTACCGCATCAACGAGACCCGCAGACCCGCGGACAACGTCGTGCTCGGATACCTCCGCGCAGACTTCCGGCGCCCCGAGGGCACCGTGATCCCGCTGAACCTCGGCGTCGTAGTCACCCGAGCCGACGCGGGCTGGCGCATCGCGCACTATCAGGTCAGCCCAGTGCAGGGATGA
- a CDS encoding LLM class F420-dependent oxidoreductase, translated as MRFGLFIPQGWRLDLVDIPTENHWSVMRDLATYADGGAWDSLWVYDHFHTVPVPTGEATHEAWSLMAAYAATTTRIKLGQMCTAMSYRNPVYLAKVAATTDVISGGRVQMGIGGGWYEHEWRAYGYGFPSAGVRLGRLDEGVQIMRDAWRDGRVSFDGKHYQVDGAIVAPKPLQDNGIPLWIAGGGEKVTLRIAAEYAQYTNFTSEPEGFAHKSQILAGHCKDVGTDYDAIVRSANFNAVIGESDADVRARVERIRERQSKVADPAAVDAMLSTITAPESASGTTDQVIDKLTRLRDLGCEYAILYFPEAAYDRSGVELFEREVIPALG; from the coding sequence ATGCGCTTTGGACTGTTCATTCCGCAGGGCTGGCGACTCGATCTCGTAGACATTCCCACCGAAAATCACTGGTCGGTGATGCGTGACCTGGCGACGTACGCCGACGGCGGCGCCTGGGACTCGCTGTGGGTGTACGACCACTTCCACACCGTGCCGGTTCCGACTGGCGAGGCCACCCACGAGGCGTGGTCACTGATGGCCGCGTATGCCGCGACGACGACGCGCATCAAGCTCGGCCAGATGTGTACGGCCATGAGCTACCGGAACCCCGTCTATCTCGCGAAGGTCGCCGCCACCACGGACGTGATCTCGGGCGGACGCGTGCAGATGGGTATCGGCGGCGGCTGGTACGAGCACGAGTGGCGGGCCTACGGCTACGGGTTCCCGTCCGCCGGGGTGCGGCTGGGCCGGCTCGACGAGGGCGTGCAGATCATGCGCGACGCCTGGCGCGACGGCCGGGTCAGCTTCGACGGCAAGCACTATCAGGTCGACGGCGCCATCGTCGCACCGAAGCCACTGCAGGACAACGGGATCCCGCTGTGGATCGCGGGCGGTGGCGAGAAGGTGACGTTGCGCATCGCCGCCGAGTACGCGCAGTACACCAACTTCACGTCCGAGCCCGAGGGTTTTGCCCACAAGTCGCAGATCCTCGCGGGGCACTGCAAGGACGTCGGCACCGACTACGACGCGATCGTCCGCTCGGCCAACTTCAACGCCGTCATCGGCGAGTCCGACGCCGACGTCAGGGCGCGCGTGGAGCGGATCAGGGAACGGCAGAGCAAGGTCGCTGATCCGGCGGCCGTCGATGCCATGCTGTCGACCATCACCGCACCCGAATCTGCCTCCGGGACAACCGATCAGGTCATCGATAAGTTGACGCGGCTACGCGACCTCGGCTGCGAGTACGCCATCCTGTACTTCCCCGAGGCCGCGTACGACCGGTCCGGTGTCGAGTTGTTCGAGCGTGAGGTCATCCCTGCACTGGGCTGA
- a CDS encoding pyridoxamine 5'-phosphate oxidase family protein has product MALSKEEREQFLAEPHIAALSVYAGDKRGPLTVPIWYQYTPGGEPWLLTGTGSRKHRLIEAAGHFSLMVERLEPTVRYVAVDGAVTRIEPGTDEQLVEMTKRYLAPDKVEPYLEFARREHGESVAVYLKPEHWLSADLGSL; this is encoded by the coding sequence ATGGCACTCTCCAAGGAAGAACGCGAACAGTTTCTAGCCGAGCCGCACATCGCGGCGCTGTCGGTGTACGCCGGCGACAAGCGCGGCCCGCTGACCGTGCCCATCTGGTACCAGTACACCCCCGGCGGCGAGCCGTGGCTATTGACCGGGACGGGTTCTCGCAAGCACCGGCTCATCGAGGCCGCCGGGCACTTCTCGCTGATGGTGGAGCGCCTCGAGCCGACGGTGCGCTACGTCGCGGTCGACGGCGCGGTTACCCGGATCGAACCCGGCACCGACGAGCAGCTCGTCGAGATGACCAAGCGGTACCTGGCCCCGGACAAGGTCGAGCCGTATCTGGAATTCGCCCGCCGCGAGCACGGGGAGAGCGTGGCCGTCTATCTCAAGCCGGAGCACTGGCTGTCGGCGGACCTGGGATCGTTGTGA
- a CDS encoding class I SAM-dependent methyltransferase, translating into MSSRHQLFRVFYGVGFTPWDGHPLAQSLRRLIEGEPALTPGTALDVGCGTGDNSIYLAQQGWRVTGVDYVAKAVDKARAKAAARAVDVRFVQVDATRLSTSGIGDGFDLIVDSGCLHGMSAEDRDAYVREVTAVAAPNARLSIVAFIPGGSFGVPGISESEVESRFAGAWTLLSSGSEPAMDHNGKDPARFYLFERTGSA; encoded by the coding sequence ATGTCGTCGCGGCATCAGTTGTTCCGGGTGTTCTACGGCGTGGGCTTCACGCCGTGGGACGGGCATCCGCTGGCCCAGAGCCTGCGGCGACTGATCGAAGGCGAACCCGCGCTGACGCCCGGCACTGCGCTGGATGTCGGCTGCGGCACCGGTGACAATTCGATCTACCTGGCTCAGCAGGGCTGGCGGGTCACCGGGGTCGATTACGTCGCCAAGGCCGTTGACAAGGCGCGGGCCAAGGCGGCAGCGCGAGCCGTCGACGTGCGGTTCGTACAGGTCGACGCCACCCGGTTGAGCACTTCGGGCATCGGTGACGGTTTCGATCTGATCGTCGACAGCGGCTGTCTGCACGGGATGAGCGCCGAGGATCGCGACGCATACGTGCGGGAGGTGACCGCGGTCGCGGCACCCAACGCGCGGTTGTCGATCGTGGCGTTCATCCCGGGCGGATCGTTCGGGGTGCCCGGCATCTCCGAATCCGAGGTGGAAAGCCGGTTCGCCGGCGCGTGGACCCTGCTGTCGAGTGGCAGCGAGCCCGCGATGGACCACAACGGCAAGGATCCGGCGCGGTTCTACCTGTTCGAGCGCACCGGCTCTGCGTAG
- a CDS encoding three-helix bundle dimerization domain-containing protein, with amino-acid sequence MIEVSEQAAMTEIGRRLTLEFPQATPEDVDAAVNLAYSRFASSTIRDFVPLFVEKHARQDLSRPSLATNS; translated from the coding sequence ATGATCGAAGTCAGCGAGCAAGCGGCCATGACCGAGATCGGGCGCAGGTTGACGTTGGAGTTCCCGCAAGCGACGCCCGAGGATGTCGACGCGGCCGTCAACCTGGCCTATTCGAGGTTTGCCTCCAGCACCATCCGCGATTTCGTTCCGCTGTTCGTGGAAAAGCATGCCCGCCAAGACCTTTCCCGTCCGTCCCTGGCCACCAATTCCTGA
- a CDS encoding PPOX class F420-dependent oxidoreductase codes for MAELSDDVIAFLSEGTRTAVLGWVAADGRPLAAPVWFVVDGGELVFNTGKDTAKGRALARDPRVVLCVDDSTPPFAFVQVQGVASLSEDPDELLDIATRTGGRYMGADRAEEFGRRNGVPGELVVRVKPTKVHAAFDVAD; via the coding sequence ATGGCCGAACTCTCCGATGACGTGATCGCGTTCCTGTCCGAAGGCACCCGCACGGCGGTCCTGGGCTGGGTGGCGGCAGACGGCCGTCCCTTGGCCGCGCCCGTGTGGTTCGTGGTGGACGGCGGCGAGCTGGTGTTCAACACCGGCAAGGACACGGCGAAGGGCCGGGCGCTGGCCCGCGACCCGCGGGTGGTGCTGTGTGTCGACGATTCCACGCCGCCGTTTGCGTTCGTCCAGGTGCAGGGCGTGGCATCACTGAGCGAAGATCCCGACGAGCTCCTCGACATCGCGACCCGCACGGGCGGGCGCTACATGGGCGCCGACCGCGCCGAGGAGTTCGGCCGCCGCAACGGGGTGCCCGGAGAACTCGTGGTGCGCGTCAAACCGACGAAAGTTCATGCCGCGTTCGACGTGGCGGATTGA